In Rhodococcus rhodochrous, a single genomic region encodes these proteins:
- a CDS encoding response regulator → MTEPHPPITVFIADDQAMVRQGFGALLGAQPDISVVGDAPDGRAAVSEVARLRPDVVLMDVRMPEMNGLDAARHILADTREPRSKVLMLTTFDLDDYVYEALGMGASGFLLKDAPADELVRAVRVVADGQALLAPTVTRRLIADVTSRRRPARGRDRVLDPLTPRELEVLELIAHGLSNTEIAERLFVAEQTVKTHVGKVLAKLHLRDRAQAVVLAYESGLVTPG, encoded by the coding sequence ATGACCGAACCGCACCCTCCCATCACCGTGTTCATCGCCGACGATCAGGCCATGGTCCGGCAGGGCTTCGGAGCGTTGCTCGGAGCCCAGCCCGATATCAGCGTCGTCGGCGATGCCCCCGACGGTCGAGCAGCCGTCTCGGAGGTCGCGCGACTGCGACCCGACGTGGTCCTCATGGACGTGCGCATGCCCGAGATGAACGGTCTCGACGCGGCGCGGCACATCCTCGCCGACACTCGTGAGCCGCGGTCGAAGGTGCTCATGCTCACCACCTTCGACCTCGACGACTACGTCTACGAAGCGCTGGGTATGGGAGCGAGCGGATTCCTGCTCAAGGACGCCCCCGCCGACGAACTCGTGCGTGCAGTGAGGGTGGTCGCCGACGGCCAGGCGCTGCTCGCGCCGACCGTCACCCGTCGCCTCATCGCCGACGTCACCAGCCGGCGCCGGCCGGCGAGAGGACGCGACCGCGTCCTCGATCCGCTCACCCCGCGCGAACTCGAGGTGCTCGAACTGATCGCGCACGGCCTGTCGAACACAGAGATCGCGGAGCGGTTGTTCGTCGCCGAGCAGACCGTCAAGACCCACGTCGGCAAGGTTCTCGCGAAACTGCACCTGCGCGACCGCGCACAGGCCGTGGTGCTCGCCTACGAGTCCGGTCTCGTCACACCCGGCTGA
- a CDS encoding 6-phosphofructokinase encodes MTRIGILTSGGDCPGLNAVIRGAVLKGTEVHGQEFVGFLDGWRGLVEGDVIPLDRSRVRGLAQQGGTILGTSRFGPYQGPDGGAQNIQKTLDRLGIDAVIAIGGEGTAAASKRLFGEGIRIVGVPKTIDNDLSHTDYTFGFDTAVEIATVAIDRLRTTGNSHKRCMVLEVMGRHAGWIALHAGTAGGAHAILIPEHPESLEQICEWVTSVRDRGRSPMVVVAEGFTLPEMEEAYSTKGLDGFDRPRLGGIAEVLAPLIEKHTGVEARATVLGHIQRGGVPTAFDRVLATRLGMAVTDLVAEEDWGHMVALHGTDIARVDFDELAEPKYVPDERYQEMRILFG; translated from the coding sequence GTGACGAGGATCGGAATTCTCACCAGTGGCGGGGACTGCCCCGGTCTCAACGCGGTCATCCGCGGTGCGGTGCTCAAGGGGACCGAGGTCCACGGACAGGAGTTCGTAGGATTCCTCGACGGCTGGCGCGGTCTCGTCGAAGGAGATGTGATCCCGTTGGACCGCAGCCGTGTTCGCGGTCTCGCCCAGCAGGGTGGCACGATCCTCGGCACGAGCCGGTTCGGTCCGTACCAGGGACCCGACGGTGGGGCACAGAACATCCAGAAGACCCTCGACCGTCTCGGGATCGACGCCGTGATCGCCATCGGGGGAGAGGGCACCGCCGCCGCCTCGAAGCGACTGTTCGGTGAAGGGATCCGCATCGTCGGTGTGCCGAAGACGATCGACAACGACCTCAGCCACACCGACTACACCTTCGGTTTCGACACCGCCGTCGAGATCGCGACGGTGGCGATCGACCGCCTCCGCACCACCGGCAACTCCCACAAGCGGTGCATGGTGCTCGAGGTCATGGGCCGGCACGCCGGATGGATCGCACTGCACGCGGGTACCGCCGGTGGCGCACACGCCATCCTCATCCCCGAACACCCCGAGAGCCTCGAACAGATCTGCGAGTGGGTGACCAGCGTCCGCGACCGCGGGCGTTCGCCGATGGTCGTCGTCGCGGAGGGCTTCACACTGCCCGAGATGGAGGAGGCGTACTCCACCAAGGGGCTCGACGGATTCGACCGGCCGCGTCTCGGCGGTATCGCGGAGGTGCTCGCGCCGCTCATCGAGAAGCACACCGGCGTCGAGGCCCGCGCGACGGTGCTCGGTCATATCCAACGGGGCGGTGTACCCACGGCATTCGACCGGGTGCTCGCCACGCGGCTCGGCATGGCGGTGACCGATCTCGTCGCCGAGGAGGACTGGGGCCACATGGTCGCGCTGCACGGCACCGACATCGCCCGGGTCGATTTCGACGAGCTCGCCGAACCGAAGTACGTACCCGACGAGCGCTATCAGGAGATGCGGATCCTGTTCGGGTGA
- a CDS encoding amino acid-binding protein has translation MSYLLRVRLPDRPGSLGSLAVALGSVGADILSLDVVERGTDFAIDDLVVDVEPGKLPDTLLTAAEALPGVTVDSIRPYAGILDTHRELELIDHVAAARDDRIQVLVDGAPRVLRVGWATVLGVGPNGIFRIAGSPGSPETHLNGVPWMPLAEATLLDHDGEWVPQLWRDMDTMLAAAPLGSSERVLVLGRPGGPEFRPSEIARIGYFAGIVGTVLR, from the coding sequence GTGTCGTACCTCTTGCGTGTCAGGCTCCCCGATCGTCCCGGTAGCCTCGGCTCGCTCGCCGTGGCGCTCGGTTCGGTCGGCGCCGACATCCTGTCGCTCGATGTGGTCGAGCGCGGCACGGACTTCGCGATCGACGATCTCGTCGTCGATGTCGAGCCGGGCAAGCTTCCCGACACGCTCCTCACCGCGGCCGAGGCTCTGCCCGGTGTGACGGTCGACTCGATCCGGCCCTACGCCGGAATCCTCGACACGCATCGCGAACTCGAACTGATCGATCACGTCGCCGCCGCCCGCGACGACCGCATCCAAGTCCTCGTCGACGGCGCTCCCCGGGTGCTCCGGGTGGGCTGGGCGACCGTGCTCGGGGTCGGCCCGAACGGCATCTTCCGCATCGCGGGGAGCCCGGGTTCGCCGGAGACCCATCTCAACGGTGTGCCCTGGATGCCGCTCGCCGAGGCCACCCTGCTCGACCACGACGGTGAGTGGGTGCCGCAGCTCTGGCGCGACATGGACACGATGCTCGCGGCCGCTCCCCTCGGCTCGTCCGAACGTGTCCTCGTCCTCGGCCGCCCCGGCGGACCGGAGTTCCGTCCGTCCGAGATCGCGCGCATCGGCTACTTCGCGGGCATCGTCGGCACCGTCCTCCGATAG
- the gatA gene encoding Asp-tRNA(Asn)/Glu-tRNA(Gln) amidotransferase subunit GatA, producing the protein MSTDTTRLDAATLASKIHAGELSSVEVTQAHLDRISEVDGEYNAFLHVASEQALAAAAEVDRAVAAGEKPASALAGVPLALKDVFTTTDMPTTCGSKILEGWVSPYDATLTTKLREAGIPILGKTNMDEFAMGSSTENSAYGPTRNPWDTSRIPGGSGGGSAAALASYQAPLAIGTDTGGSIRQPAAVTATVGTKPTYGTVSRYGLVACASSLDQGGPCGRTVLDTALLHEVIAGHDPRDSTSVNAPVRPVVEAARQGAAGDLKGLKVGVVKELHSDSYQPGVLSSFDAAVETLTKLGAEVVEVSCPHFEYALASYYLILPSEVSSNLARFDAMRYGMRVDDGTMSAEQVMAATRAAGFGKEVKRRIMIGTYALSSGYYEAYYGQALKVRSLIAQDFDKAYEQVDVLVSPTSPFTPWKLGEKVDDPLAMYLSDLCTLPTNLAGHCAMSVPSGLSADDGLPVGLQIMAPALADERLYRVGAAFEAARGPIVA; encoded by the coding sequence ATGAGCACGGATACGACACGCCTCGACGCCGCGACCCTGGCGTCGAAGATCCATGCCGGCGAACTGTCGTCGGTGGAGGTGACCCAGGCCCACCTCGATCGCATCTCCGAGGTGGACGGCGAGTACAACGCCTTCCTGCACGTCGCCTCCGAGCAGGCGCTCGCCGCCGCGGCCGAGGTCGACCGGGCCGTCGCCGCGGGCGAGAAGCCGGCCTCGGCGCTCGCCGGTGTGCCGCTCGCGCTCAAGGACGTGTTCACCACCACGGACATGCCCACCACGTGCGGGTCGAAGATCCTCGAGGGCTGGGTCTCGCCCTACGACGCGACGCTCACCACGAAGCTGCGCGAGGCCGGGATCCCCATCCTCGGCAAGACCAACATGGACGAGTTCGCGATGGGTTCGTCCACCGAGAACTCGGCCTACGGCCCCACCCGCAACCCGTGGGACACCAGCCGTATCCCGGGTGGCTCCGGTGGTGGTTCCGCTGCGGCGCTCGCGTCGTACCAGGCTCCGCTCGCGATCGGCACCGACACCGGTGGCTCGATCCGCCAGCCCGCCGCGGTCACCGCCACCGTCGGCACCAAGCCCACCTACGGCACGGTCTCGCGGTACGGCCTCGTCGCCTGCGCGTCGTCGCTCGACCAGGGTGGCCCCTGCGGCCGCACCGTCCTCGACACGGCGCTGCTGCACGAGGTCATCGCCGGGCACGACCCGCGCGACTCGACGTCGGTGAACGCCCCCGTGCGTCCCGTCGTGGAGGCGGCGCGCCAGGGTGCGGCCGGCGACCTGAAGGGCCTGAAGGTCGGCGTGGTCAAGGAGCTGCACTCCGACAGCTACCAGCCCGGCGTGCTCTCCTCGTTCGACGCGGCGGTCGAGACGCTCACGAAGCTCGGCGCGGAGGTCGTCGAGGTCTCGTGCCCGCACTTCGAGTACGCGCTCGCCTCGTACTACCTGATCCTGCCGTCGGAGGTCTCCTCCAACCTGGCCCGCTTCGACGCGATGCGGTACGGCATGCGCGTCGACGACGGCACGATGAGTGCCGAGCAGGTCATGGCCGCGACCCGCGCCGCCGGCTTCGGCAAGGAGGTCAAGCGCCGCATCATGATCGGCACCTACGCGCTGTCCTCCGGCTACTACGAGGCCTACTACGGTCAGGCGCTCAAGGTCCGGAGCCTCATCGCGCAGGACTTCGACAAGGCCTACGAGCAGGTCGACGTGCTGGTCTCGCCCACGAGCCCGTTCACGCCGTGGAAGCTCGGCGAGAAGGTCGACGATCCGCTGGCGATGTACCTGTCCGACCTGTGCACGCTCCCGACCAACCTCGCGGGGCACTGCGCGATGTCGGTGCCGTCCGGCCTCTCGGCGGACGACGGTCTCCCCGTCGGCCTGCAGATCATGGCCCCGGCCCTGGCCGACGAGCGTCTGTACCGCGTGGGTGCGGCCTTCGAGGCGGCACGAGGACCCATCGTCGCCTGA
- a CDS encoding alpha/beta-hydrolase family protein: MTILTVVLATVISLAPPLLPRQSVVQGVVTGVFVVVALAVLRLVVTARRRTGRAPRPARPELRVPVALVGGSVVLVAAAGAHRWQNGLREALAVPALDVRWWLEALAVAIVVVAALLALPRLVHLLSRRGVAVAVAATLGIGATVGIGATAAFSPGGAIDTVASPTALSVGLSGGVGSAVSWNRLGREGQKFVSLPSEGSPIRIYVPLSAAPDPSARAEFAVDELRRARAFDRPHLVVAVPTGSGWVDAAAVRGFEGRWGDDVAIVAQQYSDMPSWATFVLDRGAAEEEARALVTALRAHLSTLPDERRPALHVYGQSLGATGASAVFDDEPEPCALFLAGPPAGVRTAGASVRANTSDPVVWWRPSLLWSPPDLSHARADAPTPPWLPVVSFVNTTVDLLTSLEAAPGHGHRYGDDQARCTSSDG; encoded by the coding sequence ATGACGATCCTCACGGTGGTTCTCGCGACGGTGATCTCCCTCGCCCCTCCCCTGCTGCCGCGACAGTCGGTCGTGCAGGGCGTCGTCACAGGGGTGTTCGTCGTGGTCGCGCTGGCCGTTCTCCGTCTCGTCGTGACCGCGCGGCGGCGGACCGGTCGGGCTCCGCGGCCGGCGAGGCCGGAACTGCGTGTGCCCGTCGCGCTCGTCGGCGGGTCCGTCGTGCTGGTCGCGGCCGCCGGTGCGCATCGGTGGCAGAACGGTCTGCGGGAGGCGCTGGCGGTCCCGGCGCTTGATGTGCGCTGGTGGCTCGAGGCACTGGCGGTCGCGATCGTGGTCGTCGCGGCGCTGCTCGCCCTTCCGCGCCTCGTGCACCTCCTGTCGCGACGCGGGGTGGCAGTGGCCGTCGCCGCGACGCTGGGAATCGGCGCCACGGTTGGGATCGGCGCCACGGCGGCCTTCTCACCCGGAGGGGCGATCGACACGGTCGCCTCCCCCACCGCGCTCTCGGTGGGACTGTCGGGTGGCGTGGGATCGGCGGTGTCATGGAACCGGTTGGGTCGAGAGGGGCAGAAGTTCGTGTCCCTGCCCTCCGAGGGGTCACCGATCCGGATCTACGTGCCGTTGTCGGCCGCACCGGATCCGTCTGCGCGCGCCGAGTTCGCGGTGGACGAACTCCGCCGGGCGAGAGCCTTCGACCGACCGCATCTCGTGGTGGCCGTGCCGACCGGCTCGGGCTGGGTCGATGCCGCTGCGGTCCGCGGCTTCGAGGGCCGGTGGGGCGACGATGTCGCCATCGTCGCCCAGCAGTACTCGGACATGCCGAGCTGGGCGACCTTCGTCCTCGATCGCGGTGCTGCGGAGGAGGAGGCCCGCGCGCTCGTCACCGCATTGCGGGCGCACCTGTCCACGCTGCCCGACGAGCGACGCCCCGCCCTGCACGTCTACGGGCAGTCTCTGGGAGCGACCGGCGCGAGCGCCGTCTTCGACGACGAACCGGAGCCGTGTGCACTGTTCCTCGCGGGGCCGCCCGCGGGGGTCCGCACCGCCGGTGCGAGTGTCCGGGCGAACACCTCCGACCCGGTGGTGTGGTGGCGGCCGTCGCTGCTGTGGTCGCCGCCCGATCTGTCGCATGCGCGCGCCGATGCTCCGACCCCGCCGTGGCTGCCGGTGGTGTCGTTCGTGAACACGACGGTGGACCTGCTCACCTCGCTGGAGGCAGCACCCGGTCACGGTCATCGCTACGGCGACGATCAGGCCCGATGCACCTCCTCCGACGGATAG
- a CDS encoding LuxR C-terminal-related transcriptional regulator, which yields MPRTLPLSRRRLFSVLFAHSELAVIVGGPFSGKTTLVDTWLATDPCPEWAPVVIPEPAHDVTPETYWATVASSLCTSLGVDEPVAAEGSFDSLCSILVRHSRPVMFVLDGVRSVEAIEDRVGQLLRLGPQVRIVVTSRATGAWAEHVDGHPRRTIVGDDDLAFTVDETAALCRLFGLARDERTIEWITRRTEGFAAFVAAVCATLRAEKPDRVYGTDALDVLVDSAVDLVVMHVVAADPSLALSSRSVLVSAAPNTVTESSISALPHIDDSDAFLTALAESGLIEACSTDEDSTDGETAWCYPEVVRRSLLRVGSAEYPEELWDARSALIDYWLQRSRPDIALEHAVERRDWRCAIDIVEKNWVALYGSGSLRSLGIVLLELLPDDMATNDRTVASLRTITRARNEAGEPGQWAFPQSFETILRLGSLRMQGAYDEAMEVCDGLATEPVPDFETLDDTTRHAHGLKYLNFGTVYLLGGRTTDAGTMLRRAHTAGRGVFVEREAAGKLALLEALRGRTHEATRWIEEELRHPPIMGEAEALVRTAGLVATALVALDRLDTGTAFRALSELGTPRHTEELWAAVMYARGRLALLSGVPADGLLYIDSELQHFSHRLTGISAVLVDAARADLHLALGEARAARELLDGSTHPLTAPARARLRLLGGDPGGAEVIVHRGDAAREHCPAVGAELALIGSVASLRLGRRTDARRHLQRAVVLAEHAGVTRPFVGVPPSAVRDILSLGVDLPIDLDSAMAEYGVFREIRVVVRLTPRERAVLEALLAGGTASSIAKEQFVTLNTVKTQLRSLYRKLGVHSREEAIAQAHRLVVG from the coding sequence GTGCCGAGAACACTGCCTTTGTCCCGTCGCCGATTGTTCTCCGTTCTGTTCGCGCATTCCGAACTCGCCGTGATCGTCGGTGGCCCCTTCTCCGGCAAGACGACCCTCGTCGACACGTGGTTGGCGACCGACCCGTGCCCCGAGTGGGCGCCGGTGGTGATTCCCGAACCCGCGCACGACGTCACACCCGAGACCTACTGGGCGACGGTGGCATCGTCGCTGTGTACCTCCCTCGGAGTCGACGAACCCGTTGCGGCGGAAGGCTCCTTCGACTCGTTGTGTTCGATACTGGTCCGGCACTCCCGGCCCGTGATGTTCGTGCTCGACGGTGTCCGGTCGGTCGAGGCGATCGAAGACCGGGTCGGGCAGTTGCTGCGGCTCGGGCCACAGGTGCGGATCGTGGTCACCAGCAGGGCCACGGGGGCGTGGGCCGAACACGTCGACGGACACCCGCGCAGGACGATCGTCGGCGACGACGACCTGGCATTCACTGTGGACGAGACCGCTGCACTGTGCCGGCTCTTCGGACTTGCGCGGGACGAACGCACCATCGAGTGGATCACCCGCCGCACCGAAGGATTCGCCGCATTCGTCGCGGCGGTGTGTGCGACACTGCGCGCCGAGAAGCCGGATCGGGTCTACGGCACCGACGCCCTCGACGTCCTGGTCGACTCGGCCGTCGATCTCGTCGTCATGCATGTCGTGGCCGCGGATCCCTCACTGGCACTGTCCTCCCGCTCGGTCCTCGTCTCCGCCGCACCCAACACGGTGACGGAGTCGTCGATCTCGGCTCTACCGCACATCGACGACAGCGACGCCTTCCTCACCGCGCTGGCCGAGTCGGGACTGATCGAGGCCTGCTCGACGGACGAGGACTCCACGGACGGCGAGACCGCCTGGTGCTATCCCGAGGTCGTCCGCAGATCACTCCTGCGGGTGGGCAGCGCCGAATACCCCGAGGAACTGTGGGATGCGCGGTCGGCTCTCATCGACTACTGGTTGCAGCGCTCACGTCCGGACATCGCGCTCGAACATGCCGTGGAGCGGCGCGACTGGCGATGCGCGATCGACATCGTCGAGAAGAACTGGGTGGCACTGTACGGAAGCGGATCGCTCCGCTCCCTGGGGATCGTGCTGCTCGAGCTGCTCCCCGACGACATGGCGACCAACGATCGCACCGTCGCGTCGCTGCGGACGATCACCCGTGCCCGGAACGAGGCGGGAGAGCCGGGGCAGTGGGCCTTCCCGCAATCCTTCGAAACGATCCTCCGCCTCGGAAGTCTCCGGATGCAGGGTGCCTACGACGAGGCGATGGAAGTGTGCGACGGCCTGGCCACCGAACCCGTGCCGGATTTCGAGACGCTGGACGACACGACCCGGCACGCCCACGGACTGAAATACCTCAACTTCGGCACCGTCTACCTCCTCGGCGGACGCACCACCGATGCCGGAACGATGCTGCGCCGTGCCCACACGGCGGGACGCGGTGTGTTCGTCGAGCGGGAGGCCGCGGGCAAACTCGCGCTCCTCGAAGCCCTCCGGGGCCGGACCCACGAGGCGACCCGGTGGATCGAGGAGGAGCTCCGGCATCCGCCGATCATGGGAGAGGCCGAGGCCCTCGTCCGTACGGCGGGCCTGGTCGCCACCGCGCTCGTGGCCCTCGACAGGCTCGACACCGGCACGGCCTTCCGCGCGCTCTCCGAACTCGGCACTCCCCGCCACACGGAAGAGTTGTGGGCGGCCGTCATGTACGCGCGGGGGCGACTGGCGCTGCTGAGCGGTGTGCCCGCCGACGGCCTGCTGTACATCGATTCGGAACTTCAGCACTTCTCCCATCGCCTCACCGGTATCTCTGCGGTGTTGGTCGATGCCGCGCGTGCCGACCTGCACCTCGCGCTCGGCGAGGCCCGCGCGGCGCGCGAGCTGCTCGACGGCTCGACGCACCCCCTCACGGCTCCGGCCCGTGCGCGATTGCGTCTGCTCGGCGGCGATCCCGGAGGCGCGGAGGTGATCGTGCATCGTGGGGATGCCGCCCGTGAGCACTGTCCGGCCGTCGGTGCGGAACTCGCCCTGATCGGATCGGTGGCGTCGCTGCGACTCGGTCGCCGCACCGATGCGCGACGGCATCTCCAGCGGGCCGTGGTGCTGGCGGAACATGCCGGGGTGACACGGCCGTTCGTCGGTGTCCCGCCCTCGGCCGTGCGCGACATCCTGTCGCTCGGGGTCGACCTGCCGATCGATCTCGACTCGGCGATGGCCGAGTACGGCGTCTTCCGCGAGATCCGTGTCGTCGTACGGCTGACCCCGCGCGAGCGCGCGGTCCTCGAGGCATTGCTCGCCGGCGGAACCGCGAGCTCGATCGCCAAGGAACAGTTCGTCACCCTCAACACCGTCAAGACCCAATTGCGTTCCCTCTACAGGAAACTGGGCGTGCACTCGCGTGAGGAAGCGATCGCGCAGGCGCACAGGCTCGTTGTCGGCTGA
- the gatB gene encoding Asp-tRNA(Asn)/Glu-tRNA(Gln) amidotransferase subunit GatB: MTASVSADLLAYDDVLAKFEPVMGMEVHVELHTATKMFCGCPTAFGAEPNTQVCPVCLGLPGALPVVNQAAVESAIRIGLALNCSITPWGRFARKNYFYPDQPKNYQISQYDEPIATDGYLDVVLDDGTTWRVDIERAHMEEDTGKSLHVGGATGRIHGASHSLLDYNRAGVPLVEIVTKPIVGAGERAPEVARAYVTALRDLLKALDVSDVRMDQGSMRCDANISLMPIGAKEFGTRTETKNVNSLKSVEVAVRYEMRRQAAVLVSGGEVIQETRHFQEADGTTSPGRRKETAEDYRYFPEPDLEPIAPDAAWVEELRATLPELPWLRRARIQADWGVSDEEMRDLVNAGALDLVIATTEAGAPASEARSWWVAYLAQQANTRGVELAELPITPEQVARVIALVADGKLTNKLARQVVDGVLAGEGEPDEVVAARGLEVVRDDSALQAAVDAALAANPDIADKIRSGKVQAAGKIVGDVMKATRGQADPARVKELVIAACS, from the coding sequence ATGACTGCCTCCGTGTCCGCTGACCTGCTCGCCTACGACGACGTGCTCGCGAAGTTCGAGCCCGTGATGGGCATGGAGGTGCACGTCGAGCTGCACACCGCCACCAAGATGTTCTGTGGCTGTCCGACCGCCTTCGGTGCCGAGCCCAACACGCAGGTGTGCCCGGTCTGCCTCGGTCTGCCGGGGGCACTGCCTGTCGTCAACCAGGCCGCCGTCGAGTCCGCGATCCGCATCGGCCTCGCGCTGAACTGCTCGATCACCCCCTGGGGTCGTTTCGCGCGGAAGAACTACTTCTACCCGGATCAGCCGAAGAACTACCAGATCTCGCAGTACGACGAGCCGATCGCCACCGACGGATATCTCGACGTCGTGCTCGACGACGGCACCACCTGGCGCGTCGACATCGAGCGCGCGCACATGGAGGAGGACACCGGCAAGTCGCTGCACGTCGGTGGCGCCACCGGCCGCATCCACGGTGCGAGCCACTCGCTGCTCGACTACAACCGCGCTGGTGTGCCGCTCGTCGAGATCGTCACCAAGCCGATCGTCGGTGCCGGTGAGCGCGCCCCCGAGGTCGCCCGCGCCTACGTCACCGCCCTGCGCGACCTGCTCAAGGCCCTCGACGTCTCCGACGTCCGCATGGACCAGGGCTCGATGCGGTGCGACGCGAACATCTCGCTGATGCCCATCGGCGCGAAGGAGTTCGGTACCCGTACCGAGACGAAGAACGTCAACTCCCTCAAGTCCGTCGAGGTCGCGGTGCGCTACGAGATGCGGCGCCAGGCGGCCGTGCTGGTCTCCGGTGGTGAGGTGATCCAGGAGACCCGGCACTTCCAGGAGGCCGACGGCACCACCTCGCCCGGTCGCCGCAAGGAGACCGCCGAGGACTACCGCTACTTCCCGGAACCCGACCTCGAGCCGATCGCGCCCGACGCTGCCTGGGTGGAGGAGCTTCGCGCGACGCTGCCCGAGCTGCCGTGGCTGCGCCGCGCCCGCATCCAGGCCGATTGGGGTGTCTCCGACGAGGAGATGCGCGACCTCGTCAACGCCGGCGCGCTCGATCTCGTCATCGCGACCACCGAGGCCGGTGCCCCCGCCTCGGAGGCCCGCTCGTGGTGGGTCGCCTACCTGGCCCAGCAGGCCAACACCCGCGGTGTCGAACTCGCCGAACTGCCCATCACGCCCGAGCAGGTCGCCCGCGTCATCGCGCTGGTGGCCGACGGCAAGCTGACGAACAAGCTGGCCCGGCAGGTCGTCGACGGTGTGCTCGCCGGTGAGGGCGAACCCGACGAGGTGGTGGCGGCTCGCGGTCTCGAGGTCGTGCGCGACGATTCGGCGCTGCAGGCCGCGGTCGACGCCGCTCTGGCCGCAAACCCCGACATCGCCGACAAGATCCGCTCCGGCAAGGTCCAGGCGGCCGGCAAGATCGTCGGCGACGTCATGAAGGCCACTCGCGGACAGGCCGATCCGGCGCGCGTGAAGGAACTCGTCATCGCCGCGTGCAGTTGA
- the gatC gene encoding Asp-tRNA(Asn)/Glu-tRNA(Gln) amidotransferase subunit GatC: MPAISRDEVAHLARLSRLALTDAELDEFAGQLDSILNHVKAVSEVAADDVAPMANPNAVTNVTRPDVVVPGLTPEQALSGAPAVEEDRFSVPQILGEGE, from the coding sequence GTGCCTGCCATCTCCCGTGACGAGGTCGCGCATCTCGCCCGGTTGTCCCGGCTTGCGCTGACCGATGCCGAACTCGACGAGTTCGCCGGTCAGTTGGATTCGATCCTCAACCACGTCAAGGCGGTGTCGGAGGTGGCCGCGGACGATGTGGCTCCCATGGCGAACCCGAACGCCGTCACCAACGTGACGCGACCCGACGTCGTCGTCCCCGGTCTCACGCCCGAGCAGGCGCTCTCCGGCGCCCCGGCCGTCGAGGAGGACCGCTTCTCGGTCCCGCAGATCCTGGGAGAGGGCGAATGA
- a CDS encoding sensor histidine kinase — translation MRTAGRLGRGRWSVVTVVTVTLILYAIAWPTLPLTHDISPPLLPLISGMAVFPFLLVLVRPALGWAVVAAAGLVIPIAFDLVPGYDYPWQVVHILVMLALVFAVAIREEIRIVLVVWVSTVLLFAAFVPGSDGWGWGIGISALVVFGLLVRWLVISRRQLAQEEEVSELERARRAILEEKAHIARDLHDIVAHHMSMIVVQAQSAPYRLPDVNDDVRAEFDALGATAREALNEVRTLLGVLRSDGQLPEREPQPDIDRIGELFESSRRAGMALETETVGVPVPVSDGVGLTVYRILQESLANAARHAPGARVCARLQWEPATVTVEVTNGPASPGEVDAALRQSDRSGGNGILGMVERASVVGGQLVAHPRPGGGFEVRAVLPVLTGA, via the coding sequence GTGAGAACCGCGGGACGCCTGGGCCGGGGACGGTGGAGCGTCGTCACCGTGGTCACCGTGACGTTGATCCTCTATGCGATCGCGTGGCCGACGCTGCCCCTGACCCACGACATCTCCCCACCCCTCCTGCCGCTGATCTCGGGGATGGCGGTGTTCCCGTTCCTCCTCGTGCTCGTCCGGCCGGCGCTCGGATGGGCGGTGGTCGCGGCGGCGGGACTCGTCATCCCGATAGCGTTCGACCTGGTCCCCGGCTACGACTATCCGTGGCAGGTCGTGCACATCCTGGTGATGCTCGCGCTGGTGTTCGCCGTTGCGATCCGCGAGGAGATCCGGATCGTCCTCGTCGTCTGGGTCTCGACGGTTCTGCTCTTCGCGGCCTTCGTCCCCGGCAGCGACGGCTGGGGCTGGGGGATCGGGATCAGCGCCCTGGTGGTATTCGGGCTGCTGGTGCGCTGGCTGGTGATCTCCCGACGGCAACTCGCCCAGGAGGAGGAGGTCAGCGAGCTCGAACGTGCACGGCGCGCCATCCTCGAAGAGAAGGCCCACATCGCACGCGACCTCCACGACATCGTTGCCCATCACATGTCGATGATCGTCGTGCAGGCGCAGAGCGCGCCCTACCGGCTTCCGGACGTGAACGACGACGTGCGCGCCGAATTCGACGCCCTCGGTGCGACCGCACGGGAGGCGCTGAACGAGGTCCGCACCCTGCTTGGGGTGCTTCGCAGCGACGGGCAGCTCCCCGAACGCGAACCGCAGCCCGACATCGACCGCATCGGTGAGCTGTTCGAGTCCTCCCGCCGAGCCGGTATGGCGCTCGAGACGGAGACGGTCGGCGTCCCCGTACCAGTCTCCGACGGTGTCGGACTCACCGTCTACCGGATCCTGCAGGAGTCCCTGGCGAACGCGGCCCGGCACGCACCCGGCGCCCGCGTGTGCGCACGGCTGCAGTGGGAGCCGGCGACCGTCACGGTGGAGGTGACCAACGGGCCGGCCTCGCCCGGTGAGGTCGACGCCGCCCTTCGGCAATCGGACCGCAGCGGCGGCAACGGCATCCTGGGCATGGTCGAACGCGCGTCCGTCGTGGGCGGGCAACTCGTCGCCCATCCCCGGCCCGGCGGAGGTTTCGAGGTCCGAGCGGTTCTCCCGGTGCTGACCGGGGCCTAA